In the Stegostoma tigrinum isolate sSteTig4 unplaced genomic scaffold, sSteTig4.hap1 scaffold_266, whole genome shotgun sequence genome, one interval contains:
- the LOC132208047 gene encoding utrophin-like, with protein MLQNRPQRIAKAVRKQSIEVKENWEQLKTRASIWQKQVKKVLEKLQELQKAMDDVEAHVITAEGARTDWQPVGDLLIDSLQGHIDKTTLSWSKSVFLRMRRLSDILPLL; from the exons aaccgaccccagagaattgccaaagctgtccgcaaacagtcaatagaagtgaaggaaaattgggagcaattgaaaacccgtgcgagcatctggcagaaacaggtgaaaaaggtgttggagaaacttcaagaactgcagaaagctatggatgatgttgaggctcatgtgataacagctgagggggcccgcactgattggcaacctgtgggtgacctgcttattgactcattgcagggtcacattgataaaaccaca ctttcctggagcaagtctgttttccttcggatgagacgactttcagacatactccctttattatga